The following proteins are co-located in the Paludibaculum fermentans genome:
- a CDS encoding winged helix-turn-helix domain-containing protein, producing MQQEVFHFGPFSADAQLRTLARDGAPVAVTPKVFDALLIFLKSGNQVVTREELCAQLWPGQVVTDANVNQHISMLRKALGDGGSGERYLVTLPGRGYQWVVPVSLPHSHETVNVAWRLAALAAGVMLMLGALAYWSQRRSTAQIEFGQRHSLTRLPGSEYQPALTRDGAKVAFIWDQDGANNPAVYVRGPEDDEPRKVSEGHYEHSSPAWSPDGRHLAYIRYEASSLRVVVTPERGGAEREIVQLYRSRYGLNCRHLDWSPDGTKLVVDDKESSSQAFGLFLVDIATGSRTRLTRPPDAIIGDVDPRFSPDGQRVSFVRMADRFRQELWITDLSGGNVKQLTSADRTISGHDWSPDGRRLYFGSNRRREFEVWSANVDTGAVQGTNLSSANPMQLSVGRSGERMVYSDLQQDLNIWKLDLEAARRGTNGWSRVISSTGEEILPFVSPDGKRLCYRSDRSGEGQLWVSGVDGGRAMQITRGAIHPVACRWSPDSSKVVFNDALTQRLYVVDAEGGSPQILGGPEVVGGHPMFDAEGRNLLYNAQGSIWRVPVGSMTGTRIVAADGVHQKVLAPDGRSLYFTRARTGTTIWRYDLVTRATTQILDGLLAGYWGAWTPGRDGIYLLAESSQPTGGAAVVFHPLNGGPNKEISRFPGQLPPIGTSSWSLSPDERYLYCVRVDVSHSDLTQVEGVR from the coding sequence ATGCAGCAGGAAGTGTTTCACTTTGGTCCGTTCTCGGCCGACGCACAGTTACGTACGTTAGCGCGGGACGGCGCACCTGTTGCGGTAACCCCCAAAGTGTTCGACGCCCTGCTCATCTTTCTGAAGAGCGGCAACCAGGTGGTGACGCGGGAGGAGCTCTGCGCCCAGCTTTGGCCGGGCCAGGTGGTGACGGACGCCAACGTCAATCAGCACATCTCCATGCTGAGGAAAGCGCTGGGCGACGGCGGCTCCGGCGAGAGGTATCTGGTGACGCTGCCGGGCCGCGGTTACCAGTGGGTGGTACCCGTGAGCCTGCCCCACTCTCACGAAACCGTCAATGTCGCCTGGAGGCTGGCCGCCCTGGCGGCGGGAGTGATGCTGATGCTGGGTGCCCTGGCCTACTGGAGCCAGCGGCGGTCCACCGCCCAGATCGAGTTCGGCCAACGGCACTCGCTCACCCGCCTGCCGGGCAGTGAGTACCAGCCCGCGCTCACTCGTGACGGAGCCAAAGTCGCCTTCATTTGGGATCAGGATGGGGCGAACAATCCGGCCGTTTACGTCCGCGGCCCGGAAGACGACGAGCCGCGCAAGGTAAGTGAGGGCCACTACGAGCACAGCAGTCCTGCCTGGTCGCCCGACGGCCGCCACCTGGCCTACATCCGTTACGAAGCCTCGTCCCTCCGCGTGGTAGTCACGCCCGAGCGCGGCGGCGCTGAGCGGGAGATCGTCCAACTCTACCGCTCTCGCTATGGACTCAACTGCCGCCACCTGGACTGGTCGCCAGACGGGACAAAGCTCGTCGTCGATGACAAGGAATCTTCCTCCCAGGCATTCGGCCTGTTCCTGGTCGACATCGCCACCGGCAGCCGCACCCGCCTCACCCGGCCGCCCGACGCGATCATCGGCGACGTGGATCCGCGCTTCTCGCCCGATGGCCAACGCGTCTCTTTTGTGCGAATGGCCGACCGCTTCCGCCAGGAACTCTGGATCACCGATCTCTCCGGCGGCAACGTGAAGCAACTCACCTCCGCCGATCGCACCATCAGCGGGCATGACTGGTCACCCGATGGCCGCCGTCTGTACTTTGGTTCCAACCGGCGCCGTGAGTTCGAGGTCTGGTCCGCCAACGTGGATACGGGCGCCGTGCAGGGGACGAATCTCTCCAGCGCCAACCCGATGCAGCTCTCGGTGGGCCGCTCCGGCGAGCGTATGGTTTACTCCGACCTGCAGCAGGATCTGAACATCTGGAAGCTGGATCTGGAGGCGGCCCGCCGCGGGACCAACGGCTGGAGCCGCGTCATCTCTTCCACTGGCGAGGAGATCCTGCCTTTCGTCAGTCCCGATGGCAAGCGGCTCTGCTACCGGTCCGACCGGTCAGGCGAAGGACAGCTCTGGGTGAGTGGTGTCGATGGCGGGCGCGCCATGCAGATCACCCGGGGCGCCATCCATCCGGTGGCCTGCCGCTGGTCCCCCGACAGCAGCAAGGTGGTCTTCAACGACGCCCTTACGCAGCGCCTCTATGTGGTGGATGCCGAAGGCGGATCGCCGCAGATTCTGGGAGGACCGGAGGTGGTCGGCGGCCACCCGATGTTCGATGCCGAGGGCCGCAACCTCTTGTATAACGCCCAGGGCTCGATCTGGCGGGTTCCGGTGGGGTCGATGACCGGCACCAGGATCGTCGCGGCTGACGGCGTTCACCAGAAGGTGCTTGCTCCCGATGGACGCAGCCTCTATTTCACGCGCGCCCGCACCGGGACCACAATCTGGCGTTACGACCTCGTGACCAGGGCGACAACCCAGATTCTGGACGGGCTGTTGGCCGGCTACTGGGGTGCCTGGACTCCGGGCCGTGATGGCATCTACCTGCTGGCCGAGAGCAGCCAGCCCACCGGCGGCGCGGCGGTCGTCTTTCATCCCCTGAACGGAGGGCCGAACAAGGAGATCTCCAGATTCCCCGGCCAGTTGCCGCCCATCGGCACATCAAGTTGGTCCCTCTCGCCGGATGAGCGCTATCTCTATTGCGTCCGTGTCGATGTCTCGCACAGCGACCTCACCCAGGTGGAAGGTGTCCGCTGA
- a CDS encoding PilZ domain-containing protein: MTRPVRKYLRVPSEFFGTLELQAPNESSPAYGIRITDVSSAGVGILLRGEIPVGTKVRLIFDSGAVEGEVIHCRQEKGHFAVGVQVEHNAVALARIRWAASLKLHGAASSSPHHHVPV, translated from the coding sequence ATGACACGGCCGGTCAGGAAGTATCTTCGCGTGCCGTCGGAGTTTTTCGGAACCCTCGAATTGCAGGCCCCCAACGAATCCAGTCCCGCTTATGGGATACGGATTACAGACGTCTCGTCAGCCGGCGTCGGCATTCTCCTACGGGGCGAAATCCCGGTAGGAACCAAAGTCAGGCTCATCTTCGACAGCGGCGCCGTGGAGGGCGAAGTCATCCATTGCCGGCAGGAAAAGGGCCACTTTGCCGTGGGCGTCCAGGTGGAGCACAATGCGGTGGCGCTGGCGCGAATCCGCTGGGCTGCCTCGCTGAAGCTGCACGGGGCCGCCAGTTCCTCGCCTCACCATCACGTGCCGGTCTGA
- a CDS encoding ABC transporter permease, with protein sequence MRWPEILRLRLRTLTSRRQVEDELDEELRYHFDREMDENLAAGMSRAEARWAALRSVGGLEQRKEECRDMRGLNLIDNTLQDAHFALRQLRKTLGFTFTAILLLALGMGASVAIFAFVDATLIKPLPYKDSTRLVGVFETVPMFPRSNLSYADYLDWKKMNKVFQSLDAYDQRGFILSTAAGVEPVRAARVTDGFFRTLGVSPVLGRDFFSGEDLPSAHRAVLLSYGAWQKRYSGKPEVVGQVVTLDGEPSTIIGVLPREFHFAPAEPAEFWSTLHPAGGCDLRRSCHSLYGVARLKAGVSMQAALADVKVIAKQLEAQYPDSNRDQGATLASLAEVITGDIRPILLVLLGGSGLLLLIAGVNAANLLLVRAESRRREMAVRSALGASKGRLIRQFVTEGLVLVAAGSALGLVVSWWTMQLLTRLVPENLLLRMPFLMGLSLNPRVLAFAGEIAVLALILFTVTPAFHLSLGQTREGLADGSRGSAGTAWRRLGSKLVVLELATAVVLLVGAGLLGKSLYSLLRVDIGFRPEHLVTLQVAAPKAAYDKDEQAIVLQRELVRRIEAIPGVTSVGVTTSLPVSGNGNTTWFRVIGRPWHGEHNEVPERDVSAGYFTALGANLIRGRFFTEAEDGSKPSVAIINQALVRKYFPNEDPIGQHLTYLSEPPKPIEIVGIVDDIKEGPLEVATVPALYIPFNQSASRYFGLVVRTAQSEQQLLPAMTSAIREFDPGIVTAQGATMTTRINDSPSAYLHRSSAWLVGGFALLALLLGVVGLYGVVAYSVSQRTREIGLRMALGAQPGAVYRLILKEAGWLTAIGVIVGLVCSTGAATLIRGLLFGVKTWDLATLASVGLVLGVASMLASFIPARRAASVNPVEALRAE encoded by the coding sequence CGACAACACCCTGCAGGACGCACACTTCGCCTTGCGGCAACTGCGGAAGACCCTGGGCTTCACGTTCACTGCGATTCTGTTACTGGCCCTGGGCATGGGCGCCAGCGTGGCCATCTTCGCTTTCGTTGATGCGACCCTGATTAAGCCGCTGCCGTACAAGGATTCGACGCGGCTGGTGGGCGTTTTCGAAACCGTGCCGATGTTCCCTCGTTCCAACCTCTCGTATGCGGACTACCTGGACTGGAAGAAGATGAACAAAGTCTTCCAATCCCTGGACGCGTATGATCAGCGGGGCTTCATCCTCAGCACCGCCGCCGGAGTGGAACCCGTGCGGGCAGCGCGGGTGACCGACGGCTTCTTCCGTACCCTGGGCGTCTCACCCGTACTGGGTCGCGATTTCTTCTCGGGCGAGGACCTGCCCAGCGCGCACCGGGCCGTGCTGCTGAGTTATGGCGCCTGGCAGAAGCGGTACAGCGGCAAGCCGGAGGTGGTGGGCCAGGTGGTTACGTTGGATGGCGAGCCCAGCACGATCATCGGTGTGCTTCCGCGCGAGTTCCACTTTGCGCCGGCGGAACCGGCTGAATTCTGGTCTACGCTGCATCCCGCGGGCGGCTGTGATCTACGGCGAAGTTGTCATTCCCTCTACGGCGTGGCGCGCCTGAAAGCGGGCGTGAGCATGCAGGCCGCGTTGGCCGATGTGAAGGTGATCGCCAAGCAACTGGAGGCCCAGTATCCCGACTCGAATCGTGACCAGGGCGCCACGTTGGCGAGCCTGGCGGAGGTGATCACCGGCGACATCCGGCCCATACTGCTGGTCCTGCTGGGCGGCTCGGGTCTGTTGCTCCTGATCGCGGGCGTCAATGCGGCCAATCTGCTGCTGGTGCGCGCCGAAAGCCGCCGCCGCGAGATGGCCGTCCGCAGCGCGCTGGGCGCGTCGAAAGGCCGCTTGATCAGGCAGTTCGTGACGGAGGGTCTTGTACTGGTGGCGGCCGGGAGTGCCTTGGGGCTGGTGGTCTCGTGGTGGACCATGCAGCTTCTGACGCGGCTGGTGCCCGAGAACCTCCTGCTGAGGATGCCGTTCCTGATGGGGCTCAGTTTGAATCCCCGCGTTTTGGCCTTCGCTGGGGAGATCGCCGTACTGGCCTTGATCCTTTTTACGGTGACTCCTGCGTTTCACCTGTCCTTGGGGCAGACCCGGGAAGGGCTTGCCGATGGCAGCCGCGGCTCGGCGGGCACTGCCTGGCGGAGGCTCGGCTCGAAACTGGTGGTGCTGGAACTGGCCACGGCGGTGGTGCTGCTGGTGGGTGCGGGCCTTCTGGGCAAGAGCCTCTACAGCCTGCTGCGCGTCGATATCGGATTCCGGCCGGAGCATCTGGTCACCCTGCAGGTGGCGGCTCCCAAGGCGGCCTACGACAAGGATGAGCAGGCGATCGTCCTGCAGAGGGAATTGGTGCGGCGCATCGAAGCCATCCCGGGCGTGACGTCGGTGGGGGTGACCACCAGCCTGCCGGTCAGCGGGAATGGCAATACGACCTGGTTCCGCGTGATCGGGCGTCCCTGGCATGGAGAACACAATGAGGTGCCGGAACGCGATGTCAGTGCCGGATATTTCACCGCCCTCGGCGCCAACCTGATTCGCGGCCGGTTCTTCACTGAGGCGGAGGACGGATCGAAGCCAAGCGTTGCCATCATCAATCAGGCATTGGTGAGGAAGTATTTCCCGAACGAGGATCCCATCGGGCAGCATCTTACTTACCTTTCGGAACCACCAAAGCCAATCGAGATCGTGGGCATCGTGGACGATATCAAGGAAGGCCCGCTGGAGGTGGCGACCGTCCCCGCGCTGTACATCCCGTTCAACCAAAGTGCGAGCAGGTACTTCGGCCTGGTGGTCAGGACAGCCCAATCGGAGCAGCAGCTGCTGCCGGCCATGACCAGCGCGATCCGGGAATTCGACCCGGGCATCGTGACCGCGCAAGGGGCAACGATGACGACACGGATCAATGATTCGCCCTCGGCGTATCTGCACCGCTCGTCGGCCTGGCTGGTGGGCGGCTTCGCGCTGCTCGCGCTGCTACTGGGCGTGGTTGGCTTGTATGGGGTCGTGGCCTATTCAGTCAGCCAGAGGACGCGCGAGATCGGGCTGCGCATGGCTCTGGGCGCCCAACCGGGTGCCGTTTACCGGCTCATCCTGAAGGAAGCAGGTTGGCTGACCGCCATTGGCGTGATCGTCGGGCTGGTCTGTTCCACGGGCGCGGCGACGCTGATTCGTGGCCTGCTGTTCGGTGTGAAGACGTGGGATCTGGCAACACTTGCGAGTGTCGGGTTGGTCCTGGGTGTCGCCTCGATGCTCGCCAGTTTCATCCCCGCGCGGCGGGCAGCGTCGGTGAATCCGGTGGAGGCGCTGAGGGCGGAATAG